The Oryza glaberrima chromosome 9, OglaRS2, whole genome shotgun sequence genome includes a window with the following:
- the LOC127784282 gene encoding uncharacterized protein LOC127784282, with protein sequence MRRRRLPPPSLASLPRVDPPGGGRRRMRRRRLPLPPLASLPWVDPPGGGGGGGGSHGQIRQRRLPPPPLASLPRVDLPGGGGHGQIRRRRHLLRVDPATAASSAAFLLPSARWLRVDPTVVASTEGGSGNGGFLRRLSSPSGAMVVPDGGSGGRGVNFCDVCYSCCCSWM encoded by the coding sequence atgcggcggaggcggctccctccgccctctctcgcctccctcccgcggGTGGATCCGCCGGGCGGCGGCCGtaggcggatgcggcggcgacggctcccTCTGccccctctcgcctccctcccgtgGGTGGAtccgccgggcggcggcggcggcggtggcggcagccacgggcagatccggcagcggcggctccctccgccccctctcgcctccctcccgcggGTGGATCTgccgggcggcggtggccacgggcagatccggcggcggcgtcatctGCTGAGGGTGGATCCGGCAACGgcggcttcctccgccgcctttCTTCTCCCTTCGGCGCGGTGGTTGCGGGTGGATCCGACGGTGGTGGCGTCTACTGAGGGTGGATCTGGCAACGgcggcttcctccgccgcctctcttctccGTCCGGCGCGATGGTGGTGCCCGATGGTGGATCCGGCGGTAGGGGAGTGAACTTCTGTGATGTATGTTattcttgttgttgttcttggatGTGA